tgttatattttatctattttcctttgttattttatgttttctgtaggttgatgatcatgagaagtcacaaaatcaattgaaaaagcaaaaacagaatgaaaaacagaaagaaaaacagcacaccctggaggaagatcttgctggcgtttaaacgccagtaaggctagcagatgggcgtttaacgcccagtctggcaccattctgagcgtttaacgccagaaaggggcaccagactggcgttaaacgccaggaaagggcaaaaacttggcgttaaacgccagaaatgggcaccagcccggcgtttaacgccagaattggcatgaagagcaattttgctcgccacttggtgcagggatgacttttccttgacacctcaggatctgtggaccccacaggatccccacctaccccaccactctctctcttcttcacccattcaccaatcacctcaacaccccttccccaaaaacccctcacctatcaaatcccatctttctcttcaccactcacatccatccttcataaaaccccacctacctcaccattcaaattcaaaccactttcccacccaaacccacccatacatgaccgaaccctacccctctcttcacccctatataaacccctcttcactccttcattttcacacaacctaaacactccttctccccctttggccgaaccacaaagccattcccttctctttcatttcttcttattctactctcttctttcttcttttgctcgaggacgagcaaactttttaagtttggtgtggtaaaagcattgctttttgtttttccataaccatttatggcatccaaggccgaagaaacctctagaaagaggaaagggaaggcaaaagctttcacctccgagtcatgggagatggagagattcatctcaagggtgcatcaagaccacttctatgaagttgtggccttgaagaaggtgatccccgaggtcccttttaaactcaaaaagagtgaatatccggagatccgacatgagatccgaagaagaggttgggaagttcttaccaaccccattcaacaagtcggaatcttaatggttcaagagttctatgccaatgcatggatcaccaagaaccatgaccaaagtgtgaacccggacccaaagaattggcttacaatggttcgggggaaatacttggattttagtccggaaaatgtaaggttggcattcaacttgcccatgatgcaaggagatgaacacccttacactagaagggtcaactttgatcaaaggttggaccaagtcctcacagtcatttgtgaagagggcgcccaatggaagagagattcaagagggaagccggttcaactgagaaggcatgacctcaagcctgtggctaggggatggttggagtttatccaacgctcaatcattcccactagcaaccggtgcGAAGTttctatagaccgggctatcatgattcatagcatcatgattggagaagaaatagaagttcatgaggttatatcccaagaactttataaggtggcggacaagtcttctaccttggcaaggttagcctttcctcatctcatttgtcacctctgttattcagttggagttgacatagagggagacaccccattgatgaggacaagcccatcgctaagaagaggatggagcaaacaagagacccctctcatcatcaaatccctaagatgcctcaagggatgcactttcctccacaaaactattgggagcaactgaacacctccctaggagaattgagttccaacatgagacaactaagggtggagcaccaagaacattccattctcctccatgaaattatagaagatcaaagaatcatgagagaggagcaacaaaggcaagaagagacattgaggagctcaagcactccataagatcttcaagaggaagaacaaaccgccatcactgaggtggacccgttctttaatctccttgttccttattttcctgtttttcgaaaattatgcttatgtttatctatgtttgtgtcttgtgatcattagtgtcttagtgtctatgccttaaagttatgaatgtcctatgaatccatcacctatcttaaatgaaaaatgttcttaattgaaaaagagaagaattgcatgaattgtgaattttataacagtttaattattttgatgtggtggcaatatttttgttttctgaatgtatgcttaaacagtgcatatgtcttttgaatttgttgttcatgaatgttggctcttgaaagaatgatgaaaaaggagacatgttactgaggatctaaaaaatcataaaaatgattcttgaagcaagaaaaagcagtgaatacaaaaaaaaagagaaggagaaaaacgaaaaaaaaaaggaaaaagagaaaaacgaaaaaaaagagagaaaagaaaaaaataaagttgtgatccaaggcaaaaagagtgtgcttaagaaccctggacacctctaattggggactctagcaaagctgagtcacagtctaaaaaggttcacccaattatgtgtctgtggcatgtgtgtatccggtggtaatactggaagacagagtgctttgggccacggccaagactcataaagtagctatgttcaagaatcatcatacttaactaggagaatcaataacactatctggattctgagttcctaaagaagccaatcattctgaatttcaaaggatagagtgagatgccaaaattgttcagaggcaaaaagctaaaagccccgctcatctaattaatactgatcttcatagatgtttttggaattcattgtatattctcttctttttatcttatttgattttcagttgcttgaggacaagcaacaatttaagtttggtgttgtgatgagcggataatttgtacgctttttggcattgtttttagtatgtttttagtatgttctagttagtttttagtatatttttattagtttttagttaaaattcacttttctggactttactatgagtttgtgtgtttttctgtgatttcaagtattttctggctgaaattgagggacttgagcaaaaatttgattcagagactgaaaaggactgcagatgctgttggattctgacctccctgcactcaaagtggattttctagagctacagaagcccaattggcgcgttctcaacggcgttggaaagtagacatcctgggctttccagcaatatataatagtttatactttgcccaaaatttgatggcccaaaccggcgttccaaatcagctcagaaatgcctggcgttaaacgccggaactggcacaagaatgggagttaaacgcccaaactggcacaaaagctggcgtttaactccaagagaagtctctacacgaaaatgcttcaatgctcagcccaagcacacaccaagtgggcccggaagtggatttttctgtcatttactcatttctgtaaaccttaggctactagttctttataaataagaccttttgctattgtattatcatcttggtAGATATCTTCattcttatgctatcttagatcattgggaggctggcctcacggccatgcctagaccttgttcttatgtattttcaacggtggagtttctacacactatagattaaggtgtggagctctgctgtacctcgagtattaatgcaattactattgttcttctattcaattcagctttttcttattccaagatatcacttgttcttcaacttgatgaatgtgatgatccgtgacactcatcatcattctcacctatgaacgtgtgcctgacaaccacctccgttctaccttagattgagtggatatctcttggatcccttaatcggaatcttcgtggtataagctagaattgatggcggcattcaagagaatccggaaggtctaaaccttgtctatggtattctgagtaggattcaatgattgaatgactgtgacgagctttaaactcctgaaggctgggcgttagtgacagacgcaaaagaatcactggattctattccaacctgattgagaaccgacagatgattagccgtgccatgacagggtgcgttgaacattttcactgagaggatgggaggtagccactgacaacggtgaaaccctacatacagcttgccatggaaaggagtaagaaggtttggatgaagacagtaggaaagcagagagacagaagggacaaagcatcttcatacgcttatctgaaattcccaccaatgaattgcataagtatctctatctttatctttatgttttattcatcattcataaccatttgagtttgcctgactaagatttacaaggtgaccatagcttgcttcataccaacaatctctgtgggatcgacccttactcgcgtaaggtttattacttggacgacccagtacacttgctggttagctgtgcgaagttgtgtttatgccatggtattgaacaccaagtttttggattcattaccggggattatttgagttgtagtgatcacaatttcgtgcaccagccacCATATGTTTAGAGTATACTTACAGTGCAAGAACAAATGGCTAACCGTCTCTAGTTTATCACTGCACATCACACACATTTCATCACTTTGATTTATGATACATCTCCTTAAGAAGACATTCTTTGTATTTAAGGCTCCTAAAATCACGAACCACAACAATATTTCTACCTTTGGTGGCACCACTTCTTGCCAAATATTGTTAAACACATGCTTCATTGTTAAACTCCTAAAAATTGCAATCAATTTGAAGTGGTTGAGTGATAATCTTCTCATTCGGTGGGGTTTGATGGAAAACTATACTCCTAAAAGTAGCTTCTATATTCTCCTTTTTGCAGGTTACAATTAAGCCCtttcttatttctatatatgattgatatatgaataaaaaatagtgtTTGCATATTCAATTCTTTAGATAAATTACCTTGGTCTGATGGGTTAATGCTAACGCTCTATATAGGGGATAGAACCATCAATCTTTATCTCCAACCCTCTAAATTTTCATAACGAAGTAATTAGTCTTcattatttttcatattatagtatttgcttcttcatctCATCCTACTAATAGTGGctatcaattttttaaataggTCTAACAATAGCTGACATATCATTTCTGCATATCTTTACACCTGAAAAACTGACAAAACAGCTCTCCAAGCTGAATTTCTTAATATATGGTTTGTGGCCCATAAATGTGCCTTATCCTTGTCCATTATCTTATTCAAGCAATAAATTTCAAGCAAGCCTGTTGAATATATTAATTAGACTTTATCCATTTTCATTTATCTTgctatttataaattattaattatttttgtgatttattCTCATAGATAAAGAGTTTGACAACTTATTAACGATTGATTGGCTAAATCTAATAGACGAAATACGCAATAGTTATTTTTGGTAAAAGCAATGGAAAAAGACATGGACCTTGTAATTTCACTAAGTTTAATCAAGTTCAATATTTTAAATTGGTAATTGCTATTAAAATACCCTTATGATGTTTTTTTTTacacaattattattattgctgttgttgttgtgtAAAAAATAAGGTTCAATTATTGATTCCCtagatataaataaatattattaacaaCATCAgcgaatttttaatttgaatcaaATATTACATGTGCACAAAAAGAATATGCTTATTAATGAACTGGTGTTATTATAACATACAAGAATAACATATGAATTCGTATATTTACTAATCAATTAATTCCTGTGGTGAAAGAGAAGAGGTTTTCTTTGTAAATCCATGTACCAAACTTACCTGCTTTGATACCAATATTGTGAACTACTTTGCTTGTGATGACATCAAAAGAAGCCAATTCATCGTTATAGCttctaatataaaatattacatCACATTTGTTGCCTATTTGCATTGGAAGATCAACTTTTAGAAAGGGTCCAATTGTGAAAAGCTTCACCCAAGATTCTTCTACACCAACTTCACccaaaataaatatttcaaTCCGACTATTCTCAGCAAAAGAGGATATCAGGCAAGAGACTCGTTGAGCACTACCAATGCTCCGGTAAGGAGGCGACCATAATTACTTTGCAGCCAAGCAATCGATGTAGTTCGAAACATTTCAGAGCTGAGGTTAAATGACACAATTACATCTTCTCCGTTGTGCCAACCCCGCCCATACTCCCTACCTCTCCAGTGCCATACTCCATTCAAGTACCTTACAAAACCTTGATGTGAATATTGGTGCGTTTCTATGTCAAAAAGCTCAAGTGTCTTCCAACAATTACTTTTTAGACTATAAATTTGCCAATTTGATGAACCATAATCATCATAGTAAAATGTATGTTGAACGTAATATACACATTGAATAACTTTGTAGTCATCATTGACATTATCATAACCAAATCCAACACTTACATACGGATTAAACATGTGCTCTACAGGAATAACACACGGAGGAATAATTTTACGCTCATCGGTTTTGGGGTTCCAAAGTCCAATTTTTACATCATAATCAGATTGTTCATAATGGCATATGATACC
The genomic region above belongs to Arachis stenosperma cultivar V10309 chromosome 5, arast.V10309.gnm1.PFL2, whole genome shotgun sequence and contains:
- the LOC130981135 gene encoding F-box/kelch-repeat protein At3g06240-like: MEIGNHSNQLPNDIVLRILTKLSVKSLKRFSCVQKSWLNLLENSDFKSMYYENLKSKTAYSSSLLLWREYDDRSDGHIREYDDGNDGDDFNDGSDGDDFNDGSDGDNFDVGSDGDNFDDGSVEYVVHHQYDVHLLSGERYENMVTLILPSLFEEYIPGTIADCVNGIICHYEQSDYDVKIGLWNPKTDERKIIPPCVIPVEHMFNPYVSVGFGYDNVNDDYKVIQCVYYVQHTFYYDDYGSSNWQIYSLKSNCWKTLELFDIETHQYSHQGFVRYLNGVWHWRGREYGRGWHNGEDVIVSFNLSSEMFRTTSIAWLQSNYGRLLTGALVVLNESLA